Within the Amaranthus tricolor cultivar Red isolate AtriRed21 chromosome 15, ASM2621246v1, whole genome shotgun sequence genome, the region CAAAAGAGGTACCTCGAAAATAGTTGACTTAACATTGGTACTCATTGCAGGTCATGTGTGATGCCTATACTCCACAAGGAGAGCCAATCCCAACCAACAAGAGACATAATGCTGAAAAGATATTCAGCCATCCAGATGTTGTTGCCGAGGAACCATGGTATAGCTCGAGCGAATGCTATTAAACTAAATAGTTCTATGATTGATAGTCTTGGGTGAACTTacgatttttttgaaatttataggTACGGTATCGAACAGGAGTACACCTTGTTGCAAAAGGATGTTAACTGGCCCCTTGGTTGGCCTGTAGGGGGTTTTCCTGGTCCACAGGTAATTGTTGTTCTTTGCATTTTTCATACAAATACATGAGACATAGCCAAAATGAAGCATATGGTATAGATGGGATGAACTTGTCTCTTAGTCTTAGAGAATTATTTGATGATAGTTCTAGTCCAAAATTGCAAATTGATTTGTTGGATCATGTTACCTGAAACGAAACTCGATTTGATACGAGAAACGAAAACGAAAATGAGATACGCTGGTTTTAGGGTTTCCAAAATGCAGAAACGTAgatacaattttattttataacaaaatatttatgagtaaaaaaggtaaaaagaaaagaaaagaaaataaggaTTTGGTATTTTATATGGTTTTGGGCTTGAAAAAAAGCGTTAGGGGAATGTAGTTTCGGAGACGTTAATGTTAAGTTTCGGAAATGAAGGTTCCGAAACAGATTTGGTGGGAAGTTTATGGCTTCTGGTAACTATGTGTTGGATTATGCGATAAGAAGGCTTTTCTCGGTTTATATTTATTGGCGTTTTGTTTTCTAACGGAGAATGTTTGATTTAGTCAGTACATGTGTGACATTACAGGGCCCGTACTACTGTGGTGTTGGTGCTGATAAAGCTTTTGGAAGGGACATTGTTGATTCACACTACAAGGCTTGCCTCTATGCCGGAATTAACATTAGTGGAATCAATGGAGAAGTTATGCCCGGACAGGTAAATCGAACAGCTTCCCGGGCTTGTTTATACGTTGTATGTGTTGATTCCCGCTCTTAACgttctttttccttttgtttctgTAGTGGGAATTTCAAGTCGGCCCGTCTGTTGGAATCTCTGCTGGAGACGAGTTGTGGGTTGCTCGTTACATTTTGGAGAGGATTACCGAGATTGCTGGAGTAGCTCTTTCTTTTGATCCAAAACCAATTCCAGGTGACTGGAATGGTGCTGGTGCTCACACCAATTACAGGTGCTTATCTTTTGTACTTTGTGTCTAATCACATACCATTGCCAACTAAATGTGCAAGGTTTTTGCAATTATATGTAAGTTTCACTAAAGGATGTATTTGATGGTTGTAGCACTAAGTCGATGAGGGAAGATGGGGGCTACGAGGTGATTAAGAAGGCCATCGAGAAGCTCGGGTTGAGGCACAAAGAGCACATCTCTGCTTATGGAGAAGGAAACGAACGTCGTCTCACTGGTAGACACGAAACCGCCAGCATTTCCACTTTCTTGTGGGTTAGTATTCATAATTTTCTCGTCACAAAATAGAAGTTCACGCTAATAGATCAGTGTAACATGATGCGCTTTTTGAATTCacaatttgctcaaaatggcCCAAAATAGCCCCAAACGGactataattcgctttttgatgTGCAGGGGGTAGCCAACCGAGGAGCATCAGTTCGTGTTGGACGAGACACGGAGAAGAATGGCAAAGGATATTTTGAAGACAGGAGGCCGGCTTCTAACATGGACCCATATGTCGTTACATCAATGATCGCGGAAACTACTCTTCTTTGGAAGCCATAGAGCGGCCACGAGCTTAATAAAGTAATTTGCTATCAACCAGCAGATCGAATCGCGTCTTGTGTTCTGCATCTGCCTATTCAAGTTGTTCGCCTTTTGGTTCATTTTTTACACTTCCATTCAGACCGATAATCATGTACAAACCGTTGCTTGCTGTTTGCTGTGCGCGGGTAATAACATCAAATCCTTTGTCGCATCGACaatattgaaaataacattgtaCCCTTATTTCTTCCTAGAAAATATGGGAAGTCAGAGAGGATCATTTCTCTGCCATTATTGTGCGTGAATTTTTTTCGCATTGTTTGTAATTTATGGTCTTCAAATCTGTGACCCTCATCTCAATCTTAATAAGCTATTAATCGTATGTAGGTGTTTTCAAGCATTGAAGTTTGTCAATCTCGTAAGCCATAATGTTGTCGGCTTTTCGAAGTAGCCTTGGTTTTGAATTTGCGcaatattgttttcgattattCTGTATTATGTTGGTGAAGGTATTGTAGATCGGATTTtgcatttgttttctttttatatccAATCAGATTGGGATAAGCTACATAAATAAGTGACTTTGAATATTAAATAACACGTAATATACTCGACACTTTAAAGGTTTTTACACTAGTtataaaagattaaattttCCAACTTTTTCGTGTTGTAAGTGGTAATTTTACCTGCCCAAATCAAAAAAGTGCACACGATTTAATAGGATTAATCAATTTTTGTTATGTCTTTAAAGGGAGTACGAGTATGGATTGTCCCTTATTTTTTCTCGCCCAGATCTTGCTTTCGAGCTGAATATTGAGTTAATGACGATGATATCAATTTTTGTTATGCATGTGCTTAAGTCACAATCCATGATTTTTACTTAAAAGTGCCCTCCCATCTTGTAAAAATGAAATGAGTGGCTACAATTTAGGCCAGTGATCCATGAATAAAAGCAAGACTAATGCGTTCTATCAATGACTGAAATGAACTTTCGGAGATTTTTACATGGACAAGATTTAAATTAAGTGCCTATAACCATGTTTTTTGGTTTATGATTATGAAATATAAAGTATACCGAGTTAGTTGTTACTAAATTGCTACTcgtctttttcctttatttggGCTTGAGACTGATCATAAGTAATAAGCACTCACAAGCATAAATGAGATAACGTAAGAAACTATAAAactaaaagataaagaaattgtTGCAATTGAATGCTTTAAATACCTTTGGTCCATATGAGATATCCAACAATAgctagtctcttaagagaccgtctctttgagagaagtatctcaagcccaacctattaaagattaatgtctacttatcgtattcataatgcttacttacattattcttaatgcttacttaccgtatccttaatgcatactttcaatatcttaaatgtctacttacatcattcttaatgcctacttataatattttaaaacatatataatgaGCCGGTCTAATTAgtaatggtctctcaaagagaccgtttcTCACAAGAATAGTGATCCAACAAAATGTGACTCATAGAATTAAGTGTGAGTGACAACAATGAAGAGCAATCACTAGAATTATATGTGATTGAGATGTgccattaaaattaaaaggcaAGTTTTATTCAACGATTATCATACTAACATTattatatgaatcaaaataTTGGGATTTTAGAAAGGATAATTGTAGGAAGATAGATTAACGGAAATGTGAATGGTTGATAAACAAGAGGACATACTTTGTAAGATAAAATTCACTACGGAAGTTTAAGAAAAGATTTATGAGTCTCAAATATTGaggaaaaaataaatgagaatcGTTTATTTGAGTATGTGCAAAGACGGAGTAGTGAACTAGTTAGAAAGATTAAAAGTTGAAACACAAGGGACTTAAAAAGAGAGGGAGGAAGACTAAAGATGACCCGGAGGGAAGGAGTGGAAAAGGATACGAAGGATCTAGATTTATAGGTTGAAATGGTAGAAAATAGAAATAAGTGGAAAAGTATAAAATTAGCTGATTTAATTAGTCATTGTAATCAGCTATCAGCCGTTTGCCAAACATTTAATATTTACAGGGATAAGATTGACCATGTCGTAAGGGCAAGTATTCAACCACTATGTATGTTAATTCAAGGAAAAATTGTCAGTAAGtacttaataaaattttttttcttccaaaaagtacctaataaaaaagttttgccaaaaaataccgaacaaaattttttcttttccaaagagtaccaaGCAACGTTTTCTTTcagttgaccgtcaaatataagGGTTgactaatcaaaatcaaatattattcttcctcatcttcaattttttttttccaattcaatTTTCTCACTCGTCTTCTTCCTCTACATTTtactcaaaatcgaaaattcttcAAACTCTTTAAGAGGTGATTAATCCTTCTTAATAAGAATCAAACCCTTGTTGTAAGGGTGAAAGGCTAACTCATGGTTCTTCAAACACAATTGTAAGAGAGGATTAATCTCAAAAGTGCACTGCTCTtctatgttttaaaatattttcaacaaGTAGAAGTGTAGAAAAAGAGACTGAAAGCAGCCATTTTCTTTTGCCATTAATAGTGCATGGAGTTGTTCGTACAataagaaagagaaaataattaaagagaaGAAGTACGATTGTAGAGGGATTTGAAAAGTAGAATTTAAAGTAAGTAGTGTTGATAGGAGGTGAAAAGCcattttaaagatttatttgttgttgagTTTCTCCATAAAAGGATCAAACCAATCAAAGAAGAAAGCTTTGATCTTTTAGCAAGTGAGTTATTTCtcaatttgatgaaccaaatgCATTAACAAATtgattaaatcaataattttcgattttgagtaaaaagtaaAGGAAGAAGATGAGTGAGGAAATTGAATTGGAAAGAATTTGAAGATAAGGAagatgaattttttattttgaccagTCAATCCTTATATTTGACGATCAATTAAAGAAAAACGTTATTTGATATTCTTtgga harbors:
- the LOC130801806 gene encoding glutamine synthetase nodule isozyme, whose product is MSLLTDLINLNLSDSTEKIIAEYIWIGGSGMDMRSKARTLNERVTDPKKLPKWNYDGSSTNQAPGEDSEVILYPQAIFRDPFRRGNNILVMCDAYTPQGEPIPTNKRHNAEKIFSHPDVVAEEPWYGIEQEYTLLQKDVNWPLGWPVGGFPGPQGPYYCGVGADKAFGRDIVDSHYKACLYAGINISGINGEVMPGQWEFQVGPSVGISAGDELWVARYILERITEIAGVALSFDPKPIPGDWNGAGAHTNYSTKSMREDGGYEVIKKAIEKLGLRHKEHISAYGEGNERRLTGRHETASISTFLWGVANRGASVRVGRDTEKNGKGYFEDRRPASNMDPYVVTSMIAETTLLWKP